From one Deinococcus aetherius genomic stretch:
- a CDS encoding hybrid sensor histidine kinase/response regulator, with product MTAHSADLLGAYLLESWQNLTQLEACLAELRAGHDPGAVDALVVLYHRMRGSAALYGFPQMSSLAALGERLLESRPELPEELRQQLLGVLHSVTVCLRSALEGVASGQGEGEVGLTFAGIGGTRRLQDLLAARPTAFRAPSAPERAKTPEVPGTPAGLEAKLRAFREGQSDLWGYFAPEVREHLDALRTGLEAGESGDVTEMFRAAHTVKGSAYMVGFEVLGDFGHGLENLLSAVRDGERTLDAPARQALLEATSVVERLLRAAEGEPDDLAPVLARLSRRLTALVDGEVPEPEAPAPQAPGPEAPRPASPERRESVRVDPRRLDALMDLVGELVVSRARLGQTLSQLAGLTQAMTDSHARVGRAVRDFEERYLNPDMVRVGEGTATSRASVGELFDELEFDTYNDLNVLARAVTELAADFGEVRSSFGTGLSGLRDENERLGKLLRRLRQEVARTSRVPFGQVTTRLRRWARGRAEPLNLITEGERVEVEAGVLQGLADPLLHLVTNAAHHGLEPGGERVRAGKPPVGTIRVRAVARGHHLDVEVSDDGRGIDVAAVRERALARGLRSAAELAAMTDEAALHLILLPGLSTAREVTAEAGRGVGMDVVASNVRRLGGELLIRSRPGEGTTFTLRVPLTVRVAEIVLARVGRQTVAFATNSVAALREVDPGEVLGTPAGEAVEHEGRRVPLHPLRPLWGLPESGARGPRRVAVLHTASGLTAAEVDEFLDIEEVSLRPLEPLLASLPFLAGATVTSGGEVVPLLDPGGLERLAGQPRLWAPRLDTRGTRQQARLLLVDDSVSVRRVVGRMLERGGYRVVTAADGQAALEVLGQDAAFDLILSDLEMPRMNGYELIEALRSRVSTASTPVVVMTTRAGEKHQRLAFALGATDYFSKPVDETLLLRRLGQLCAGGAA from the coding sequence ATGACCGCGCACTCCGCCGACCTGCTGGGCGCCTACCTGCTCGAAAGCTGGCAGAACCTGACCCAGCTCGAAGCCTGCCTTGCCGAGCTGCGGGCCGGGCACGACCCCGGGGCCGTGGACGCCCTCGTCGTGCTCTACCACCGGATGCGGGGCAGCGCGGCCCTCTACGGCTTCCCGCAGATGTCGAGCCTCGCCGCCCTGGGTGAGCGGCTCCTCGAATCCCGCCCGGAGTTGCCCGAGGAGCTGAGGCAACAACTCCTGGGCGTGCTGCACAGCGTGACGGTCTGTCTGCGCAGTGCACTGGAGGGGGTGGCAAGCGGCCAGGGCGAGGGCGAGGTGGGGCTCACCTTCGCGGGAATCGGGGGCACCCGGCGGCTGCAAGACCTCCTCGCCGCCCGGCCCACTGCCTTCCGCGCCCCGTCGGCTCCCGAGAGGGCCAAGACTCCGGAGGTTCCAGGCACCCCTGCCGGTCTGGAGGCGAAGCTCCGCGCCTTCCGCGAGGGGCAGAGCGACCTGTGGGGGTACTTCGCCCCCGAGGTCCGTGAGCATCTGGACGCCCTGCGCACCGGGCTGGAGGCGGGCGAGTCGGGCGACGTGACCGAGATGTTCCGCGCCGCCCACACGGTCAAGGGCAGCGCCTACATGGTGGGCTTCGAGGTGCTGGGCGACTTCGGGCACGGCCTGGAGAACCTGCTCTCGGCGGTGCGCGACGGCGAGCGGACCCTCGACGCCCCGGCGCGGCAGGCCCTCCTGGAGGCCACCTCCGTGGTCGAGCGGCTGCTGCGCGCGGCGGAGGGCGAGCCCGACGACCTGGCGCCCGTCCTCGCGCGGCTGAGTCGGCGGCTGACCGCGCTCGTGGACGGGGAGGTCCCCGAGCCCGAGGCCCCGGCCCCCCAGGCCCCCGGGCCCGAGGCGCCGCGCCCGGCGAGCCCCGAGCGCCGCGAGAGCGTCCGGGTCGATCCCCGCCGCCTCGACGCCCTGATGGACCTCGTGGGCGAACTCGTGGTGTCGCGCGCCCGGCTGGGGCAGACCCTCTCCCAGCTTGCCGGTCTGACGCAGGCGATGACGGACAGCCACGCGCGGGTCGGTCGGGCGGTGCGCGACTTCGAGGAGAGGTACCTCAACCCCGACATGGTGCGGGTGGGCGAGGGCACCGCGACCTCGCGGGCGAGCGTGGGCGAGCTGTTCGACGAGCTGGAGTTCGACACGTACAACGACCTCAACGTCCTCGCGCGGGCGGTCACCGAACTCGCCGCCGACTTCGGGGAGGTGCGCTCCAGCTTCGGGACCGGGCTTTCGGGTCTGCGCGACGAGAACGAGCGGCTGGGCAAGCTGCTGCGGCGGCTGCGCCAGGAGGTCGCCCGCACGAGCCGGGTGCCCTTCGGGCAGGTCACGACCCGGTTGCGCCGCTGGGCCCGGGGCCGCGCCGAACCGCTGAACCTGATCACCGAGGGCGAGCGGGTGGAGGTCGAGGCGGGGGTGCTCCAGGGCCTCGCCGACCCGCTGCTCCACCTCGTGACGAACGCCGCCCACCACGGTCTCGAACCCGGGGGGGAGCGGGTGCGGGCGGGCAAACCCCCGGTGGGCACCATCCGCGTCCGCGCCGTGGCGCGCGGCCACCACCTCGACGTGGAGGTCAGCGACGACGGGCGGGGCATCGACGTGGCGGCGGTGCGCGAGCGGGCCCTGGCGCGCGGGCTGCGCTCGGCGGCCGAACTGGCGGCCATGACGGACGAGGCCGCCCTGCACCTGATCCTGCTCCCCGGCCTCTCGACCGCCCGCGAGGTGACGGCGGAGGCGGGGCGCGGGGTGGGCATGGACGTGGTGGCGAGCAACGTCCGCCGCCTGGGCGGGGAACTCCTGATCCGCAGCCGCCCGGGCGAGGGGACCACCTTCACCCTGCGGGTGCCGCTCACCGTGCGCGTGGCGGAGATCGTGCTCGCCCGGGTGGGGCGGCAGACGGTGGCGTTCGCCACCAACAGCGTCGCCGCCCTGCGCGAGGTGGACCCGGGCGAGGTGCTGGGGACCCCGGCGGGCGAGGCGGTCGAGCACGAGGGGCGGCGGGTGCCCCTGCACCCCCTGCGTCCCCTGTGGGGGCTGCCGGAGTCGGGCGCGCGTGGCCCCCGCCGCGTGGCGGTGCTGCACACGGCCTCGGGGCTCACGGCGGCCGAGGTGGACGAGTTCCTGGACATCGAGGAGGTGTCGCTGCGCCCGCTGGAGCCGTTGCTCGCCAGCCTGCCCTTCCTGGCGGGGGCCACGGTGACGAGCGGCGGCGAGGTCGTGCCGCTCCTCGACCCGGGGGGCCTGGAACGTCTCGCCGGGCAGCCCCGGCTGTGGGCGCCCCGGCTGGACACGCGGGGGACCCGCCAGCAGGCCCGGTTGCTCCTCGTGGACGACTCGGTGAGCGTGCGCCGGGTGGTGGGGCGGATGCTCGAACGCGGCGGCTACCGGGTCGTGACGGCCGCCGACGGTCAGGCGGCGCTGGAAGTGCTCGGGCAGGACGCGGCCTTCGACCTCATTCTCAGCGACCTGGAGATGCCCCGCATGAACGGTTACGAACTGATCGAGGCCCTGCGGTCCCGCGTGAGCACCGCCTCAACCCCCGTCGTGGTGATGACGACCCGCGCGGGCGAGAAACACCAGCGCCTGGCCTTCGCGCTGGGCGCCACCGACTACTTCAGCAAGCCCGTGGACGAGACTCTGCTCCTGCGGCGGCTGGGCCAACTGTGTGCCGGGGGTGCGGCGTGA
- a CDS encoding DUF4388 domain-containing protein encodes MNPSRSVLFVMGSFARGRAHALLGSGRGLDASFAEGALYALTRLERIVPDLIVCDETLADMGGEDFFEIVRNDPATARCPFLLIAREKPARLVGPLDLWHAPGLSPQELIGVVLEHLERLGTRPPEVPGEGENSFSDDLLLDDAQDGGPTPDEALDEGGAGLHGTLELIGLFDLLTFLNQMRKSGQLLVQFGEVVAQFVLDGGEVVSAEYGVLSGEAAFSRTFAMTEATPGAPFTFHPLRQSEVRGLPHTITTPTQHLMLEATVQLDHTRAAHG; translated from the coding sequence GTGAATCCCTCCCGCAGCGTGCTGTTCGTGATGGGCAGCTTCGCGCGCGGGCGGGCGCACGCCCTGCTGGGCAGCGGTCGCGGCCTCGACGCGAGCTTCGCCGAGGGGGCGCTGTACGCCCTCACCCGCCTGGAACGGATCGTGCCCGACCTGATCGTGTGCGACGAGACCCTGGCCGACATGGGCGGCGAGGACTTCTTCGAGATCGTCCGCAACGATCCCGCCACCGCGCGCTGCCCCTTCCTCCTGATCGCGCGGGAGAAGCCCGCCCGCCTCGTGGGCCCCCTCGACCTGTGGCACGCCCCGGGGCTCTCGCCTCAGGAGCTGATCGGCGTGGTGCTGGAGCATCTGGAACGGCTGGGCACCCGTCCCCCCGAGGTCCCCGGGGAGGGCGAGAATTCCTTCAGCGACGACCTTCTGCTCGACGACGCGCAAGACGGGGGCCCCACGCCCGACGAGGCCCTGGACGAGGGCGGCGCCGGGCTCCATGGCACGCTGGAACTGATCGGCCTCTTCGACCTGCTGACCTTCCTCAACCAGATGCGCAAGAGCGGGCAGCTCCTCGTGCAGTTTGGCGAGGTCGTGGCGCAGTTCGTCCTCGACGGCGGGGAGGTCGTCTCGGCCGAGTACGGCGTCCTGAGCGGCGAGGCGGCCTTTTCCCGCACCTTCGCGATGACGGAGGCGACTCCCGGGGCCCCCTTCACCTTCCATCCCCTGCGGCAAAGCGAGGTCCGGGGCCTGCCCCACACCATCACCACTCCCACCCAGCACCTGATGCTGGAGGCCACCGTGCAGCTCGACCACACGCGGGCCGCCCACGGCTGA
- a CDS encoding response regulator, giving the protein MPEVLVVDDSVSVRKALEFSLAPHGLTVLGAPSAEEALQTLSAHPGIDLVIADIVMPGMGGFELCREVRSHPDLAGLPVLLMSGVVNDGMYRQAQEAGAAGLLKKPFTSGGLLPVVQRAMRGPQVTKGPGSPAPTSPAAPAEPPRPSAPPSRHAALLGQLAEAPGMVSAAAYGRDGRVLTHVGEALPDEVGSYVRFFLGAAEGLGAHVRGQGLNVLQIEFAQRTLLLARDGDALYTCLLREASSAGIVKYLLRQVVAN; this is encoded by the coding sequence ATGCCCGAAGTTCTCGTCGTCGACGACAGTGTCAGCGTCCGCAAGGCGCTGGAATTCAGCCTCGCCCCCCACGGCCTGACCGTGCTCGGCGCCCCCAGCGCGGAGGAGGCGCTGCAAACCCTCAGCGCCCACCCGGGCATCGACCTCGTGATCGCCGACATCGTGATGCCCGGCATGGGCGGCTTCGAGCTGTGCCGCGAGGTGCGGAGCCACCCCGACCTCGCGGGCCTGCCCGTCCTCCTGATGAGCGGCGTCGTGAACGACGGCATGTACCGCCAGGCGCAGGAGGCGGGCGCCGCCGGTCTCCTGAAAAAGCCCTTCACCTCGGGCGGGCTGCTGCCGGTGGTCCAGCGTGCGATGCGGGGACCGCAGGTGACCAAGGGCCCCGGCTCTCCCGCGCCCACCTCTCCTGCGGCGCCCGCCGAACCCCCCAGGCCCTCCGCGCCGCCCTCCCGGCACGCCGCCCTCCTCGGGCAGCTCGCCGAGGCGCCGGGCATGGTGAGCGCCGCCGCCTACGGGCGGGACGGCAGGGTCCTCACCCACGTCGGCGAGGCGCTGCCGGACGAGGTGGGAAGTTACGTCCGCTTCTTCCTGGGCGCGGCCGAGGGCCTCGGGGCGCACGTGAGGGGTCAGGGCCTGAACGTCCTCCAGATCGAGTTCGCCCAGCGGACGCTGCTGCTCGCCCGCGACGGCGACGCGCTGTACACGTGCCTGCTGCGGGAGGCGAGCAGCGCGGGCATCGTCAAGTACCTGCTGCGGCAGGTGGTGGCGAACTGA
- a CDS encoding molybdopterin oxidoreductase family protein, with the protein MARETRDSIGNIWGERTPYRGEWSARVDEHVVEEPDRWVQSACVLCSNGCALDIGVKDGRIVGVRGREVDRVNRGRLGPKGLHGWEANGSPDRLTHPLVRRGGRLERATWDEAMELIVQRSKEIVERHTGLGIGIYNTGQLFLEEYHTLAVLGRVGLGTRNMDGNTRLCTATAASSLQESFGCDGQPGSYSDIDVTDALLLVGTNLAEAQTVLWMRMLDRLEGPDRPRLVVIDPRVTPTAERADLHLQLRPGTNVAVLNGLQHLLIENGHVDQKYVQAHTVGFEDLKRTVGVYTPELVERISGVPAEKLRAAAEIVGTSPTLVSAALQGVYQSNQATAAACQINNVHLLRGLIGKPGSGVFQMNGQPTAQNTRETGADGELVGFRNWLNPEHVREVARLLNVSPDSIPHGAQPAHALEIFRLAELGSVKMLWVICTNPAVSLPDLARTRHILAKEDLFLVVQDAFLTETAALADVVLPAAIWGEKTGTFTNADRTVHLSLKAVEPPGEAKSDLDIFLDYARRMDFRDRDGQPLVGWHDAEGAFDAFKELTRGRPCDYSGLSHARLLGGSGIQWPCHEGSPDGTERLYADGVFPTRWGYCQTYGHDLEVGAGAEQEEYRANDPNGRARLRAAAYRPLHEEPGAEYPLILTTGRRVYHFHTRTKTGRSPELNAAAPDGFVQINPEDAGQYGISEGDWVEITSRRGTVFERARLGGVEPGTLFIPFHYGYWDDPGRPRAVNELTLYEVDPVSKQPHYKASAVRVRRVTEGHVARQRQPQTVAGQGD; encoded by the coding sequence ATGGCCCGCGAAACGCGCGACAGCATCGGGAACATCTGGGGAGAGCGCACGCCCTACCGGGGCGAATGGTCCGCCCGCGTGGACGAACATGTCGTGGAGGAGCCCGACCGTTGGGTGCAGTCGGCCTGCGTCCTGTGCTCGAACGGCTGCGCGCTCGACATCGGCGTGAAGGACGGACGAATTGTTGGAGTGCGGGGCCGGGAGGTGGACCGGGTGAACCGGGGGCGGCTGGGGCCCAAGGGGTTGCACGGGTGGGAGGCGAATGGCAGCCCCGACCGACTGACCCACCCCCTCGTCCGCCGGGGCGGCAGGCTCGAACGGGCGACCTGGGACGAGGCGATGGAGTTGATCGTTCAGCGGTCGAAGGAGATCGTCGAGCGGCACACCGGGCTGGGCATCGGCATCTACAACACCGGGCAACTCTTCCTGGAGGAGTACCACACCCTCGCCGTGCTCGGGCGGGTCGGCCTGGGCACCCGCAACATGGACGGCAACACGCGGCTGTGTACCGCGACGGCCGCCTCCTCCCTCCAGGAGTCCTTCGGCTGCGACGGCCAGCCGGGGTCCTACAGCGACATCGACGTGACGGACGCCCTGCTCCTCGTGGGCACCAACCTCGCCGAGGCGCAGACCGTCCTGTGGATGCGGATGCTCGACCGGCTGGAGGGACCCGACCGGCCCCGGCTCGTCGTGATCGACCCGCGCGTCACGCCCACCGCCGAGCGGGCGGACCTCCACCTCCAGCTCCGCCCCGGCACGAACGTCGCCGTTCTCAACGGTCTCCAACACCTCCTGATCGAGAACGGGCACGTCGATCAGAAGTACGTGCAGGCCCACACGGTCGGTTTCGAGGACCTGAAGCGCACCGTGGGCGTCTACACCCCCGAACTCGTGGAGCGGATCAGCGGGGTTCCGGCGGAGAAGCTGCGCGCCGCCGCCGAGATCGTGGGCACGTCGCCGACGCTCGTGTCCGCCGCGCTGCAAGGGGTGTACCAGTCGAACCAGGCGACGGCCGCCGCGTGCCAGATCAACAACGTCCACCTGTTGCGCGGGCTGATCGGCAAGCCGGGGAGCGGCGTCTTCCAGATGAACGGCCAGCCCACCGCGCAGAACACCCGCGAGACGGGGGCGGACGGGGAACTCGTGGGCTTTCGCAACTGGCTCAACCCCGAGCACGTCCGGGAGGTCGCCCGGCTCCTCAACGTGTCCCCCGACTCCATCCCGCACGGCGCCCAGCCTGCGCACGCGCTCGAAATCTTCCGGCTCGCGGAACTCGGCTCGGTCAAGATGTTGTGGGTGATCTGCACCAACCCGGCGGTGTCCCTGCCGGACCTGGCGCGCACCCGGCACATCCTCGCCAAGGAAGACCTCTTCCTCGTCGTGCAGGACGCCTTCCTCACCGAGACCGCCGCCCTTGCCGACGTGGTGCTCCCCGCCGCGATCTGGGGCGAGAAGACGGGCACCTTCACGAACGCGGACCGCACCGTGCACCTCTCGCTGAAGGCGGTGGAGCCCCCGGGTGAAGCGAAGTCGGACCTCGACATCTTCCTCGACTACGCGCGGCGGATGGACTTCCGCGACCGGGACGGACAGCCCCTCGTGGGGTGGCACGACGCGGAGGGAGCCTTCGATGCCTTCAAGGAACTCACACGCGGGCGGCCCTGCGACTACAGCGGCCTGAGCCACGCGCGGCTCCTGGGCGGCAGCGGCATCCAGTGGCCGTGTCACGAGGGGAGCCCGGACGGCACCGAGCGCCTGTACGCGGACGGCGTCTTCCCGACCCGCTGGGGCTACTGCCAGACCTACGGGCACGACCTGGAGGTGGGGGCGGGCGCCGAGCAGGAGGAGTACCGCGCGAACGACCCGAACGGCCGGGCGAGGCTGCGCGCCGCCGCCTACCGCCCCCTCCACGAGGAGCCCGGCGCCGAGTACCCCCTGATCCTCACGACCGGGCGCCGCGTGTATCACTTCCACACCCGCACGAAGACGGGGCGCTCTCCCGAACTGAATGCCGCCGCGCCCGACGGATTCGTGCAGATCAATCCCGAGGACGCCGGGCAGTACGGCATCTCGGAGGGCGACTGGGTGGAGATCACCTCGCGGCGGGGCACGGTGTTCGAGCGCGCGAGGCTGGGGGGCGTCGAGCCGGGCACCCTCTTCATCCCCTTCCACTACGGCTACTGGGACGACCCGGGCCGCCCCCGCGCCGTGAACGAGCTGACCCTGTACGAGGTGGACCCGGTGAGCAAACAGCCGCACTACAAGGCCTCCGCCGTGCGAGTTCGCCGCGTGACGGAGGGGCACGTCGCGCGCCAGCGGCAGCCGCAGACGGTCGCGGGGCAGGGGGACTAG
- a CDS encoding family 10 glycosylhydrolase, whose protein sequence is MKTAFLSALLSLSAVAAAQTPPATPAPTPIPQGAPVELRGLWVDAFGPGIKTPAEVDRLVADARAMNVNVLFAQVGRRGDCYCLKAAMPPTDDPAVPPGFDPLAYLIEKAHPLGLQVHAWIITTAIWNSTTPPKSPAHAFNAHGPDRAGRDNWILGKFDGTVKAGSDWLLDPGHPDAAEYIRNMYVSVVQNYDVDGIQFDRVRYPDFNPVGGPNSWGYNETALARFRAETGATGTPAPEDPAWAGWRRTQVTNLVRDTALAVKAVRPDVSVNAATITYGAGPTTDEGFALTRTYNEVLQDWLTWVREGYLDLNVMMNYKRDFVPEQAGWFNTWAAYAAGLRVRSPGVFQVSGSSIYLNDQRSILSQVRKTRGLGIGWAGYSYRTPDADVNAGKRTAAEVLPELTAKLAGPGGPFATPVRWVRPNPSALRALRGTLATTGTAPLGGRTVRLLDESGEEVARTTTNGVGGYGFLHVPDRAVRVEVGGVTGEVVTAPAGKVTDLPALTVP, encoded by the coding sequence ATGAAAACCGCCTTTCTGTCCGCCCTGCTGAGCTTGTCTGCCGTCGCCGCCGCTCAGACGCCGCCCGCCACGCCTGCCCCCACGCCCATCCCGCAAGGCGCCCCGGTCGAACTGCGCGGCCTGTGGGTGGACGCCTTCGGGCCCGGGATCAAGACGCCCGCCGAGGTGGACAGGCTCGTCGCCGATGCCCGCGCCATGAACGTGAACGTCTTGTTCGCGCAGGTGGGGCGCCGGGGCGACTGCTACTGCCTGAAGGCCGCCATGCCGCCGACCGACGACCCCGCCGTGCCCCCGGGCTTCGACCCCCTCGCCTACCTGATCGAGAAGGCGCACCCGCTGGGCCTCCAGGTCCACGCCTGGATCATCACGACGGCGATCTGGAACTCGACCACGCCGCCGAAAAGCCCCGCGCACGCCTTCAACGCGCACGGGCCGGACAGGGCGGGGCGCGACAACTGGATTCTGGGCAAGTTCGACGGCACCGTGAAGGCGGGGAGCGACTGGCTCCTCGACCCCGGGCACCCCGACGCTGCTGAGTACATCCGCAACATGTACGTCTCGGTCGTGCAGAACTACGACGTGGACGGCATCCAGTTCGACCGGGTGCGTTACCCCGACTTCAACCCGGTGGGGGGCCCGAACAGCTGGGGCTACAACGAGACGGCGCTCGCCCGCTTCCGCGCGGAGACGGGGGCCACCGGCACGCCCGCCCCCGAAGACCCCGCCTGGGCCGGGTGGCGCCGCACCCAGGTCACCAACCTCGTGCGGGACACGGCGCTCGCGGTGAAGGCGGTCAGGCCCGACGTGAGCGTCAACGCCGCCACGATCACCTACGGGGCGGGGCCGACGACGGACGAGGGCTTCGCGCTGACTCGCACTTATAACGAGGTGTTGCAGGACTGGCTGACCTGGGTGCGGGAGGGCTACCTCGACCTGAACGTGATGATGAACTACAAGCGCGACTTCGTGCCCGAGCAGGCGGGGTGGTTCAACACCTGGGCGGCGTACGCGGCGGGGCTGCGGGTGCGCTCGCCGGGAGTGTTTCAGGTGAGTGGGTCGTCCATCTACCTCAACGACCAGCGCAGCATCCTCAGCCAGGTGCGCAAGACACGCGGCCTGGGCATCGGCTGGGCCGGGTACTCGTACCGCACGCCCGACGCGGACGTGAACGCCGGGAAGCGCACCGCCGCCGAGGTTCTGCCCGAACTCACCGCGAAGCTCGCGGGACCCGGCGGGCCCTTCGCGACTCCGGTCCGCTGGGTGCGCCCCAACCCCTCGGCGCTGCGGGCCCTGCGCGGCACGCTGGCGACGACGGGTACGGCGCCCCTGGGAGGGCGGACGGTGCGGCTCCTCGACGAGTCGGGAGAGGAGGTCGCCCGCACCACGACGAACGGGGTGGGCGGCTACGGCTTCCTGCACGTGCCCGACCGGGCGGTGCGGGTGGAGGTGGGCGGGGTGACCGGGGAAGTCGTCACGGCCCCGGCGGGGAAGGTGACGGACCTTCCCGCGCTGACCGTGCCGTAG
- a CDS encoding ABC transporter permease, translated as MTTVPAPSTPAAPSPWAMAWRRYRKSRLGVIGGWLLLFLYGLALFSPFLAPYAITTQHEEASYQPPQPVHIVHEGQLRAPFVYGFTQKRDPVTFARKNVEDRENPVPIRLFVRGDEYRFLGIRSNLHLFGVPEGNNFFPLGTDQLGRDLLSRTLVGAQVSLTVGVIGVLISFAIGIVLGGVSGYYGGWTDNLIQRTVEVLLSFPRLPILLALSTLIPAKWPSTWVYLGIVAVLALIGWAGLARVVRGQVLAARGVEYVTAAQAIGARDLRVILRHITPNLSSFLLVTATLALPGYILGESALSFLGLGIKEPMTSWGLLLKDAQNFQTLRLYPWLLIPGLFIFLAVLAFNFFGDALRDAADTQSRG; from the coding sequence ATGACCACCGTTCCCGCTCCCTCCACCCCGGCCGCCCCCTCCCCCTGGGCGATGGCGTGGCGGCGCTACCGCAAGTCGCGCCTGGGCGTGATCGGCGGCTGGCTGCTGCTCTTCCTGTACGGGCTGGCGCTGTTCTCGCCTTTCCTTGCCCCCTACGCCATCACGACCCAGCACGAGGAGGCGAGCTACCAGCCGCCGCAGCCCGTTCACATCGTCCACGAGGGGCAGTTGCGCGCCCCCTTCGTGTACGGCTTCACCCAGAAGCGCGACCCGGTGACGTTCGCCCGCAAGAACGTGGAGGACCGGGAAAACCCGGTGCCCATCCGCCTGTTCGTGCGCGGAGACGAGTACCGCTTCCTGGGTATTCGGTCCAACCTCCACCTCTTCGGGGTGCCGGAGGGGAACAACTTTTTCCCGCTCGGGACCGACCAGCTGGGCCGCGACCTCCTCTCGCGCACGCTCGTCGGCGCGCAGGTCAGCCTGACGGTGGGGGTGATCGGGGTGCTGATTTCGTTTGCCATCGGGATTGTGCTGGGCGGGGTCAGCGGGTATTACGGCGGGTGGACCGACAACCTGATCCAGCGGACGGTGGAGGTGCTGCTCTCGTTCCCGCGCCTGCCCATCCTGCTCGCGCTCTCGACGCTGATTCCAGCGAAGTGGCCGAGCACCTGGGTCTACCTGGGGATCGTGGCCGTGCTCGCGCTGATCGGCTGGGCGGGGCTGGCGCGGGTGGTGCGGGGGCAGGTGCTCGCCGCGCGCGGGGTGGAGTACGTGACCGCCGCGCAGGCCATCGGCGCCCGCGACCTGCGGGTGATCCTGCGGCACATCACGCCGAACCTCAGTTCCTTCCTGCTGGTGACGGCCACGCTCGCCCTGCCCGGCTACATCCTGGGCGAGAGCGCCCTGAGCTTCCTGGGGCTGGGGATCAAGGAGCCGATGACCTCGTGGGGCCTGCTGCTCAAGGACGCGCAGAACTTCCAGACGTTGCGGCTGTACCCGTGGCTCCTGATCCCCGGCCTCTTCATCTTCCTGGCGGTGCTCGCCTTCAACTTCTTCGGGGACGCGCTGCGCGATGCGGCGGATACCCAGAGCCGGGGATAG
- a CDS encoding ABC transporter permease → MLTYTLRRLLGMIPTLLVISAVCFTVIKLQPGSFTDQYLEDPRFTRETAAAISRQLGLDQPAIVQYGRWVWGVITRFDFGYSFLQNRPVVSVIGDLLGWTVFISLITLLFTWIIAVPLGLYTAFNRHGFAASVANFLGYVGLAIPDFLAALLLVALVLQFGGTNVGGLFSPDYIDAPWSWARVLDLLNHLWIPVLAIGLEGVAGLMRQMRASTLDVLSQDYIRTARAKGLPQNRVIWHHAVRNAINPLITLAGLSLPTLISGTIIISIVLNLPTIGPLLYDSLVNKDQYTALTLLMLSAFLLLVGNLLADLALAWADPRVRYG, encoded by the coding sequence ATGCTGACCTACACCCTGCGCCGACTCCTCGGCATGATTCCCACCCTGCTCGTGATCAGCGCCGTGTGCTTCACGGTGATCAAGCTCCAGCCGGGCAGCTTTACCGACCAGTACCTCGAAGACCCGCGCTTCACCCGCGAGACGGCGGCGGCGATCAGCCGTCAGCTCGGCCTCGACCAGCCCGCCATCGTGCAGTACGGGCGGTGGGTGTGGGGGGTGATCACCCGGTTCGACTTCGGGTACTCCTTCCTGCAAAACCGCCCGGTCGTCAGCGTAATAGGGGACCTGCTGGGGTGGACGGTCTTCATCAGCCTGATCACGCTGCTCTTCACCTGGATCATCGCCGTGCCGCTGGGGCTGTACACGGCCTTCAACCGCCACGGGTTCGCGGCGAGCGTGGCGAACTTCCTGGGCTACGTGGGGCTCGCCATCCCCGATTTTCTGGCCGCCCTCCTCCTCGTCGCGCTCGTGCTGCAATTCGGGGGGACGAACGTGGGGGGGCTCTTCAGCCCGGACTACATCGACGCGCCGTGGTCTTGGGCGCGGGTTCTCGACCTGCTGAACCACCTGTGGATTCCGGTCCTCGCCATCGGGCTGGAGGGAGTCGCGGGGCTGATGCGGCAGATGCGGGCCTCGACCCTCGACGTGCTGAGCCAGGATTACATCCGCACGGCGCGGGCCAAGGGCTTGCCGCAGAACCGGGTGATCTGGCACCACGCCGTCCGCAACGCGATCAACCCGCTGATCACCCTCGCGGGCCTGAGTCTGCCCACCCTGATCAGCGGCACGATCATCATCTCCATCGTCCTCAACCTCCCCACCATCGGGCCCCTCCTGTACGACAGCCTCGTCAACAAGGACCAGTACACGGCCCTGACGCTGCTGATGCTGAGTGCGTTCCTGCTCCTCGTCGGCAACCTGCTCGCCGACCTGGCGCTGGCGTGGGCGGACCCGCGCGTGAGGTACGGGTGA